TGCAGACCTCAACGCGTCGAAGAGTGCGAGAGCGCTGTTGTAATCGCCCTTGCCGATAGGGTGCTTGCCATACCATACCCGCTCGAAGAGCGAGGTCAGCTGCCTCAGCGCTGTTTGCTGCGCGGACCCTGATCGCAAAAGTAGAAGATACTCGCGGGGCGTGCGCGCGACGCCTCGCCGCCATATCCCTCGTCCCTCCAGCATCACGATCGAAGCCCAGTAAAGGCAATGAACAGCCTCACGCCAGTTCTCTTCCGCGGAGTACTGCTGTGCAAGAGCCGTCCAATCAGGCGAGCTCCCTGAGGCAATCATTGACGTGCCTTGACCTTCGACGCGCACAACAAATCGCTGACGCTGGAACGCGCGCCTCGCCCAGACGAAGAGTCCCGCAATTGCGAGAACCAGCATCCCCCAGAGAATGACTGGCCTCAGCCAAGGATTACGCCCCGCGGCATCCGATACATCGCCGAAGAGACGGTCGGCCCAGCGCCAGAAGGCCAACTCCTTCTGCTCCCACCACGAAGGTCCCTGTACTCTTTGAAACTCAGGTGTCGCCAGAATGTCGTTCGCTACGCGGCGGGCATTGTCGAAGCCAGCTGCGTCTGCATTCTGATGCGCCTCACTCTCCTCTACCCCAACGCGCGTCAGAGCGCTGTCTAAGATAGCGTCGCGGTCCTTCAGGGCTTTGTCCTTCGACCGGTCGATCGCATCGCGCAGCCAACCGTACTTTGCGGTAAAACCCTCCGGCTCAATGCGCTGGTCCGCTCCCACTTTGCTGGATTGGCACTGAGCCGCGTCGTTCCTGCAAAGAAGAATGACCTCGCGCAGGCTGTCCAGGTGGGCCGTGTAATCGGCAAAGCTGGAGATGGTGGAACCCGGTGCAGCCGGAGCAGCAACGCAGGTCCTCCCACAAGAAAGGACAGCGATGCCCAACGCCCCCGGGATGAGCCATGCAAACCTCATACGTTACGCGGATTCGGGAGAGATAGTATTGTGCGCCAGCAGAAACTCAATGTCGAAGCCTTCCCGCCGGACCCGTTCGTCAAAATAAAACAGACTGAGTGCAATGCTGCTCACAGGCGCCACCAGAACCTGGCAGATAAAGTTGATGAGAAGTAAGATGCCTTCCACCACGGTGTGTGGGCTCATCGGTGAACGGGCGATTATCAATGCAAAAGGCATCTCAATCATCCCCATCACCATATACAGCACAATCACCAGAACAAACATCAGGAAGATACGTCCTTTTCGCCCGCTAACCAACTGCTTGCTGCGGCGTATGGAAGCACGCACGCCCGATGATTCGACAACCGAGGCAGGAACAGCCAGGCTGTTGCGGATATAAGCAATCACACCATAAACAAGGCTGGCGAAGGCAAGAAACAGCAGAGAAACTGCAAGCCAGCTGATCCTGGCCCCGCTGGCCGCCCCGGCTGCAACCACGAGCAGCACCATCAGCCAGCTCCCGCTCCACACCTGCCATATCGCAATGGCGATGTATCGATACCAGCGCTTCACAATGGAACCAAACGCCGCTGCAATCGAGGTGGCTTCGCCAAGATAAATGCTGGATACGGCAGAAGAGGTTGCAGCCTGCGTGATGCCCAGGACGAACCAGGCCAGAATCGCAGTCACAATCTGGAAAATTCCGGCAAGAACTAACGCATAGGTGTTTCCTCGCCAATGCATCAGGCTGAGTCTCAGGGCCTGGCCCGCCACAGAAATGATTGCCGGCGGCAACGAGAGCCCAATGAAAAGAGCAAACCTGGAGCGGTAAAGATAGATTCCTCGATCCAGAATCTCTCCCGTGGAGAGAGGACGAAGTTCAAACGGAGCAGGAGAGTTTGAAACATCGTCAGTATGGGAAATTGCCGGCTGGTTGGGATGAAGCAAAGGCTCTTCGGACATAGCCAGGGATTCCTGCAAGTTGAGTTGAATCAATGTTGCCGAGAATCGTAGCACAATCCTGCTTGAGCCAGTTTCTCTCGCCCACACGAGTGCGCGAACCGTCTTGTTGAGGGGAAAAATCTGAAGGAATGGTCGGCCTTAGTGGACGATTTTAGAACCTTCCTGCTATTTAACTCGCCAACAGTACGCGAGTCATCCGCTGCTATGCAAGTAGGGTGGTAATCCAGAGGGGGCTTCTCTTAGTCCGAAGATTCGCGCCGCACCTCGCCTTTGGCTTTCAAGCGAAGCGCGTTCCTCACTCCTCGTAAGCCAAAGTACAGGAAAAACAAGCTGGCTGCTCCAAAAAAGAAGATATTGAAAAGGTCACCCGCTTGAACGCCATCCCAACAAGAGTCTGCCAAGAAGAGTCCTGCACCGATAAAAACTATCGAAAACACTCCATGGCCTAGTCTTTGGATTGGTGACAGTGACTCGCCACCCTTCAGCCAAGAAGCTGCAAGGGTGGGAGAATCAACAGCCGCTTCTCGTAAGGGATTATCGCTTCTCCTGCGTACAAATTCCTTCTTTAGTTCCCCCATTCACGCCCCCTAATTCGCTGCATTAACCATCGGCGGGTGGCCCACACATCGAATGAAATCTACACACTGGGTGCCCCATTCATGCAGTTTTATCGCATGATTGTGCATTCGCGCGAGTGCACGAACCGTCTTGTTGAGGAGAAAATCTGAAGGATGGTCGGGGCGGAGGGATTCGAACCCCCGACCCTCTGCTCCCAAAGCAGATGCGCTACCAGACTGCGCTACGCCCCGACTGATTTAGTTTATCGTATCCCCGTGCGCTCAGAAACTCCCAAACAGCCCATGCGGAGGCGCCCCCAGCAGCGCATGCACCGCATCGCCAAACAGCCACGCGAACAGAATCGCCGGCAACAGCACGAGCAACATCAGCCCCACGCACAGCAGCCCCAGAAAGATCCAGCTCTGAATCGTATATTTGCGTGGCTCATACAAGCTTCCGGTCAGCAGCGCATAATTCCGCCGATTCGCTCGCCACACAATATCGAACATATCGCCCACAATCGGAACCGACCCCACCACAACCTCGATCCCGACATTCACAATCATCCGCAGCAGCGTCCCATACGACACCCCGCGCGCCCACGCCGCGACGATAATAATGCACGAAGCAATCCCGCCAATCGCATCGCCAATCCCAGGAATCACGCCCACAATTCCATCCAGACCCAGCCGAATCGACGTGCCCGGCACGCGAATGAAGTCGTCCAGCACATGCGACAGCAGGTCGAGGTTCTCGTCCTTGAACGCCTGTTTTCCCCGCTTCAACCGCGGCGGCAACACCTCGGGTTTCGTCTTCAAAGCCATCTGATTTCCTTCATCACGCCGTTCCATTAGACGCGCCGCCATCCATCGCGGCAATCCCCACAGGCCACAATGCTATAATTCTGTTTATACGGCGGCTATAGTTCAGTGGCAGAACGCCGCACTGTGGCTGCGGATGTCGTGGGTTCGAACCCCACTAGCCGCCCCAATACTCCCCAAATTTACGACGCGGATACACCTTGCCTCGTGCATCTCAAACGCCGCCTCTGTTCGTAAACGAACGCGACCTGCAACCACCTTCCCGCATCTTCGCGGGAACTTCCGGTTGGGCCT
This is a stretch of genomic DNA from Edaphobacter acidisoli. It encodes these proteins:
- a CDS encoding DUF4112 domain-containing protein — protein: MALKTKPEVLPPRLKRGKQAFKDENLDLLSHVLDDFIRVPGTSIRLGLDGIVGVIPGIGDAIGGIASCIIIVAAWARGVSYGTLLRMIVNVGIEVVVGSVPIVGDMFDIVWRANRRNYALLTGSLYEPRKYTIQSWIFLGLLCVGLMLLVLLPAILFAWLFGDAVHALLGAPPHGLFGSF
- a CDS encoding DUF4129 domain-containing protein, which codes for MRFAWLIPGALGIAVLSCGRTCVAAPAAPGSTISSFADYTAHLDSLREVILLCRNDAAQCQSSKVGADQRIEPEGFTAKYGWLRDAIDRSKDKALKDRDAILDSALTRVGVEESEAHQNADAAGFDNARRVANDILATPEFQRVQGPSWWEQKELAFWRWADRLFGDVSDAAGRNPWLRPVILWGMLVLAIAGLFVWARRAFQRQRFVVRVEGQGTSMIASGSSPDWTALAQQYSAEENWREAVHCLYWASIVMLEGRGIWRRGVARTPREYLLLLRSGSAQQTALRQLTSLFERVWYGKHPIGKGDYNSALALFDALRSA